One window of Streptomyces sp. NBC_00273 genomic DNA carries:
- the leuS gene encoding leucine--tRNA ligase, with amino-acid sequence MSETNTPAPEAAEAHRYTAAMAADIEARWQDVWDAQGTYEAPNPTGDLAGDPAVVARPKKFIMDMFPYPSGAGLHVGHPLGYIATDVFARHQRMTGHNVLHTLGFDAFGLPAEQYAVQTGTHPRVSTEANIENMKVQLRRLGLGHDKRRSFATIDPDYYKWTQWIFLQIYNSWYDADAKKARPITELVAAFEDGSREVPGGRAWAALTAAERADVLNEYRLAYSSDAPVNWCPGLGTVLANEEVTADGRSERGNFPVFKSRLSQWNMRITAYADRLIDDLDALDWPEAIKLQQRNWIGRSEGARVDFALGDEAITVFTTRPDTLFGATYMVLAPEHPLVEEFIPAAWPEGTHEVWTGGHATPAEAVSAYRKQAAAKSDVERQAEAKDKTGVFTGEYAINPVSGDKVPVFIADYVLMGYGTGAIMAVPAHDSRDFEFARAFELPMRCVVEPSDGRGTDPAAWDDAFVSYDAKLVNSTGEGIALDGLDVARAKAAITDWLTERGIGEGTVNFRLRDWLFSRQRYWGEPFPIVYDEDGVAHPLPESMLPLELPEVEDYSPRTFEPDDATSKPETPLSRNGEWVNVELDLGDGRGLRSFRRETNTMPNWAGSCWYELRYLDPNNASALVDPEIEQYWMGPREGAPHGGVDLYVGGAEHAVLHLLYARFWSKVLFDLGHVSSAEPFHKLFNQGMIQAYAYTDARGVYVPAAEVEERDGGYFYQGQPVKREHGKMGKSLKNAVTPDEICEEYGADTLRLYEMAMGPLDVSRPWDTRAVVGQYRLLQRLWRNIVDEETGAVTVVDGEPDEATLRALHKAIDGAGSDLTGLRFNTAIAKITELNNALTKAGRPLERSVAEALVLLVAPLAPHIAEELWHRLGHSESVVHQDFPVADPAYVVDESVTCVVQVKGKVKARLEVSPTISDAELEQLAVTDEGVVAALGGAEIRKVIVRAPKLVNIVI; translated from the coding sequence ATGAGCGAGACGAACACCCCGGCCCCCGAGGCGGCCGAGGCGCACCGCTACACGGCTGCCATGGCCGCCGACATCGAGGCACGCTGGCAGGACGTCTGGGACGCGCAGGGCACGTACGAGGCCCCGAACCCGACCGGTGACCTGGCCGGGGACCCCGCAGTGGTCGCACGGCCCAAGAAGTTCATCATGGACATGTTCCCGTACCCCTCCGGTGCCGGCCTGCACGTCGGACACCCGCTCGGGTACATCGCCACCGACGTCTTCGCCCGCCACCAGCGGATGACCGGCCACAACGTCCTGCACACCCTGGGCTTCGACGCCTTCGGCCTGCCGGCGGAGCAGTACGCCGTGCAGACCGGCACGCACCCGCGCGTCTCGACCGAGGCCAACATCGAGAACATGAAGGTCCAGCTGCGCCGGCTGGGCCTGGGCCACGACAAGCGCCGGTCGTTCGCCACGATCGACCCGGACTACTACAAGTGGACCCAGTGGATCTTCCTGCAGATCTACAACTCCTGGTACGACGCCGACGCGAAGAAGGCCCGGCCGATCACCGAGCTGGTCGCCGCCTTCGAGGACGGCTCCCGTGAGGTCCCCGGCGGCCGCGCCTGGGCCGCTCTGACCGCGGCCGAGCGGGCCGACGTGCTGAACGAGTACCGGCTGGCGTACTCCTCGGACGCGCCGGTGAACTGGTGCCCCGGGCTGGGCACCGTACTGGCCAACGAGGAGGTCACCGCCGACGGCCGGTCCGAGCGCGGCAACTTCCCCGTCTTCAAGTCCCGGCTGAGCCAGTGGAACATGCGGATCACCGCCTACGCCGACCGGCTGATCGACGACCTGGACGCGCTGGACTGGCCCGAGGCCATCAAGCTGCAGCAGCGGAACTGGATCGGCCGCAGCGAGGGCGCGCGCGTCGACTTCGCGCTGGGCGACGAGGCCATCACCGTCTTCACCACCCGTCCGGACACCCTGTTCGGCGCCACCTACATGGTGCTGGCGCCCGAGCACCCGCTGGTGGAGGAGTTCATCCCGGCCGCCTGGCCCGAGGGCACCCACGAGGTGTGGACCGGCGGGCACGCCACGCCGGCGGAGGCCGTCAGCGCCTACCGCAAGCAGGCCGCCGCGAAGTCGGACGTCGAGCGGCAGGCCGAGGCCAAGGACAAGACCGGTGTCTTCACCGGCGAGTACGCGATCAACCCGGTCAGCGGCGACAAGGTCCCGGTCTTCATCGCCGACTACGTGCTGATGGGCTACGGCACCGGCGCGATCATGGCCGTCCCGGCGCACGACAGCCGCGACTTCGAGTTCGCGCGCGCCTTCGAGCTGCCGATGCGCTGCGTCGTGGAGCCGTCGGACGGGCGCGGCACCGACCCGGCCGCGTGGGACGACGCCTTCGTCTCCTACGACGCGAAGCTGGTCAACTCGACGGGCGAGGGCATCGCCCTGGACGGCCTGGACGTCGCCCGGGCGAAGGCCGCGATCACCGACTGGCTGACCGAGCGCGGCATCGGCGAGGGTACGGTCAACTTCCGGCTGCGCGACTGGCTGTTCAGCCGTCAGCGCTACTGGGGCGAGCCCTTCCCGATCGTCTACGACGAGGACGGCGTCGCGCACCCGCTGCCCGAGTCGATGCTGCCCCTGGAGCTGCCGGAGGTCGAGGACTACTCCCCGCGCACCTTCGAGCCGGACGACGCCACGTCCAAGCCGGAGACCCCGCTGTCGCGCAACGGCGAGTGGGTGAACGTGGAGCTGGACCTGGGCGACGGCCGTGGCCTGCGCTCCTTCCGCCGCGAGACCAACACCATGCCCAACTGGGCCGGTTCCTGCTGGTACGAGCTGCGCTACCTGGACCCGAACAACGCCTCGGCCCTGGTGGACCCGGAGATCGAGCAGTACTGGATGGGCCCGCGCGAGGGCGCACCGCACGGCGGCGTCGACCTGTACGTGGGCGGCGCCGAGCACGCGGTGCTGCACCTGCTGTACGCCCGCTTCTGGTCGAAGGTGCTGTTCGACCTGGGTCACGTCTCCTCGGCGGAGCCGTTCCACAAGCTCTTCAACCAGGGCATGATCCAGGCGTACGCGTACACCGACGCGCGCGGCGTCTACGTGCCCGCGGCCGAGGTCGAGGAGCGCGACGGCGGCTACTTCTACCAGGGCCAGCCGGTCAAGCGTGAGCACGGCAAGATGGGCAAGTCCCTGAAGAACGCCGTCACGCCGGACGAGATCTGCGAGGAGTACGGCGCGGACACGCTGCGCCTGTACGAGATGGCGATGGGCCCGCTGGACGTCTCCCGTCCGTGGGACACCCGGGCCGTGGTGGGCCAGTACCGGCTGCTGCAGCGCCTGTGGCGCAACATCGTGGACGAGGAGACCGGCGCGGTCACCGTCGTGGACGGTGAGCCGGACGAGGCGACCCTGCGCGCGCTGCACAAGGCGATCGACGGGGCCGGCTCGGACCTGACCGGGCTGCGCTTCAACACCGCCATCGCGAAGATCACCGAGCTGAACAACGCCCTGACGAAGGCGGGCCGCCCGCTGGAGCGCTCGGTCGCCGAGGCCCTGGTGCTGCTGGTCGCCCCGCTGGCCCCGCACATCGCGGAGGAGCTGTGGCACCGCCTGGGCCACAGCGAGTCGGTGGTCCACCAGGACTTCCCGGTGGCGGACCCGGCGTACGTCGTGGACGAGAGCGTGACGTGCGTGGTGCAGGTCAAGGGCAAGGTCAAGGCGCGGCTGGAGGTGTCGCCGACGATCTCCGACGCGGAGCTGGAGCAGCTGGCCGTGACCGATGAGGGCGTCGTGGCGGCGCTGGGCGGCGCGGAGATCCGCAAGGTGATCGTGCGCGCGCCGAAGCTGGTGAACATCGTCATCTGA
- a CDS encoding DegV family protein: MSRHVAIVTDSTAYLPRPAMARHGITAVPLTVVLGGEALEEGTEISARSLALALQKRRSVTTSRPSPEEFVRAYRAAADAGATGIVSLHLSAELSGTYDAAVLAAKTAPVPVRVVDTGMIAMALGFCALAAAEVAEAGGSVDEAVAAAEKRAADMAAYFYVDTLDYLRRGGRIGAAQALLGSALAVKPLLTLDGGRIEMLEKVRTSAKAIARLEELAVERAGSADVDVAVHHLAAPERAEKLAERLRERIPGLVELHVSEVGAVIGAHTGPGLLAAVVSPR, translated from the coding sequence ATGTCCCGCCATGTCGCCATCGTCACCGATTCCACGGCCTACCTGCCCCGACCGGCCATGGCGCGGCACGGAATCACCGCCGTCCCGCTCACCGTGGTGCTCGGCGGCGAGGCACTTGAGGAAGGCACCGAGATCTCGGCGCGCAGCCTGGCCCTGGCCCTGCAGAAGCGCCGCTCGGTCACCACCTCGCGCCCGAGCCCGGAGGAGTTCGTCCGGGCCTACCGGGCGGCCGCGGACGCCGGGGCGACCGGCATCGTCAGCCTGCACCTGTCCGCCGAGCTGTCCGGCACCTACGACGCTGCCGTGCTCGCCGCGAAGACCGCACCCGTGCCGGTGCGGGTCGTGGACACCGGCATGATCGCGATGGCCCTCGGTTTCTGCGCGCTCGCGGCCGCCGAGGTCGCCGAGGCGGGCGGATCCGTCGACGAGGCCGTGGCGGCCGCCGAGAAGCGCGCGGCGGACATGGCCGCGTACTTCTACGTCGACACCCTCGACTACCTCCGCCGCGGCGGCCGGATCGGGGCCGCGCAGGCCCTCCTCGGCTCCGCCCTGGCGGTGAAGCCCCTGCTGACGCTGGACGGCGGTCGGATCGAGATGCTGGAGAAGGTCCGTACGTCGGCCAAGGCCATCGCGCGTCTGGAAGAGCTGGCCGTCGAGCGCGCCGGGTCCGCCGACGTCGACGTGGCGGTGCACCACCTGGCGGCTCCGGAGCGGGCGGAGAAGCTCGCCGAGAGGCTCCGCGAACGCATCCCCGGGCTGGTCGAGCTGCACGTCAGCGAGGTCGGCGCGGTGATCGGGGCGCACACCGGCCCGGGGCTGTTGGCGGCGGTCGTCTCGCCCCGCTGA
- a CDS encoding ComEA family DNA-binding protein produces MRERLPLWLQDRCEMRPRAVAAVGVVLLAAVGFAGQQYWSARPRAVTVPAVVAPGAVPAAATAPAGAPAAGAGAGGAGGTGGTARIVVDVSGKVRDPGVRRLPAGSRVEDALAAAGGVRPGTDTTGLNRARVLVDGEQVVVGAPAQPPPPAGAGGGAGSGPGAVPGSGLGPGPLSLGSATVAQLDGLPGVGPVLAQHIVDFRTARGGFRSVEELRQVDGIGERRFADLRTLVRP; encoded by the coding sequence GTGCGGGAGCGGCTGCCGCTGTGGCTACAGGACCGCTGCGAGATGCGGCCGCGTGCGGTGGCTGCGGTCGGAGTGGTGCTGCTCGCCGCGGTCGGCTTCGCCGGGCAGCAGTACTGGTCGGCCAGGCCGCGGGCGGTGACCGTGCCCGCGGTGGTCGCCCCGGGGGCCGTACCGGCGGCGGCCACGGCACCGGCCGGGGCCCCGGCCGCGGGAGCGGGGGCCGGTGGAGCCGGTGGGACCGGTGGGACCGCGCGGATCGTCGTCGACGTCAGCGGCAAGGTCCGGGATCCCGGGGTGCGACGGCTGCCCGCCGGTTCGCGGGTGGAAGACGCGTTGGCCGCCGCCGGGGGAGTGCGTCCCGGCACCGACACGACCGGGCTGAACCGGGCCCGCGTGCTGGTCGACGGAGAACAGGTGGTCGTCGGCGCACCGGCGCAGCCGCCGCCGCCCGCCGGGGCGGGCGGCGGTGCCGGCTCGGGTCCTGGCGCCGTCCCCGGATCCGGCCTCGGGCCCGGGCCGCTGAGCCTGGGCTCGGCCACGGTCGCCCAGCTCGACGGCCTGCCGGGGGTGGGGCCGGTGCTGGCGCAGCACATCGTCGACTTCCGTACCGCCCGCGGCGGCTTCCGCTCCGTGGAGGAGCTCCGCCAGGTCGACGGCATCGGTGAGCGCCGCTTCGCCGACCTGCGCACGCTGGTGCGGCCGTGA
- a CDS encoding YceI family protein, whose protein sequence is MFGRRRGMETAGSSSPPTSATLTLPPTARLLSCRVLDTVHRPVRQAAFEVTDPIGRRIVSGETDPYGGFAVAVPEGEYRLSVTAEGYAAFHGVTIVGDPGQPGTAEIILDTVEPPLLPQPGHWELDPTHSSIGFTARHIGLARIRGRFSTFAGAVRIAERMEDSSMHVIIDAASIDTGLRLRDDHLRSGDFLDAVRHPTVEFYSERFIHRSGGRWTVAGALTLHGVSRSVTLDTEYLGLGTGMEGELRAACRATTELHREDFTLNWQSILAHGIAAIGSSVEVTLDVQAVRKA, encoded by the coding sequence ATGTTCGGTCGCCGACGGGGGATGGAGACGGCCGGAAGTTCCAGCCCGCCCACATCCGCGACACTGACGCTGCCGCCGACGGCGCGTCTGCTCAGCTGCCGGGTTCTCGACACGGTCCACCGGCCGGTCCGGCAGGCCGCGTTCGAGGTGACCGACCCGATCGGCCGCCGCATCGTCAGCGGCGAGACCGACCCGTACGGTGGCTTTGCCGTGGCCGTACCGGAGGGGGAGTACCGCCTCTCCGTGACCGCGGAGGGGTACGCGGCCTTCCACGGGGTGACGATCGTGGGGGACCCGGGGCAGCCCGGCACCGCGGAGATCATCCTCGACACGGTGGAGCCGCCGCTGCTGCCGCAGCCCGGCCACTGGGAGCTCGACCCGACGCACTCGTCCATCGGTTTCACGGCCCGCCACATCGGCCTGGCCCGGATCCGCGGTCGGTTCAGCACGTTCGCGGGGGCGGTGCGGATAGCCGAGCGCATGGAGGACTCCTCCATGCACGTGATCATCGATGCGGCGAGCATCGACACCGGGTTGCGGCTGCGCGACGACCACCTGAGGTCGGGGGACTTCCTGGACGCGGTCCGCCATCCCACGGTGGAGTTCTACAGCGAGCGTTTCATCCACCGCAGCGGCGGCCGGTGGACCGTCGCCGGCGCGCTGACCCTGCACGGGGTCAGCCGGTCCGTGACCCTGGACACCGAGTACCTCGGTCTGGGCACCGGCATGGAGGGCGAGCTCCGGGCGGCCTGCCGGGCCACCACCGAGCTGCACCGCGAGGACTTCACCCTGAACTGGCAGTCGATCCTGGCGCACGGGATCGCGGCCATCGGTTCGAGCGTGGAAGTGACGCTGGACGTCCAGGCCGTGCGCAAGGCCTGA